One region of Camelina sativa cultivar DH55 chromosome 6, Cs, whole genome shotgun sequence genomic DNA includes:
- the LOC104790922 gene encoding probable anion transporter 4, chloroplastic isoform X4: protein MAWGVALWSLATFLTPWAADTSLWALLAARAMVGVAEGVALPCMNNMVARWFPPTERSRAVGIAMAGFQLGNVVGLMLSPILMSQGGIYGPFVIFGLSGFLWLLVWLSATSSVPDRHPQITKSELEYIKQKQQTSTRVNKQYITGGIPPFGRLLSKMPTWAVIVANSMHSWGFFVILSWMPIYFNTVYHVNLKQAAWFSAVPWSMMAFTGYLAGFWSDLLIRRGTSITLTRKIMQSIGFIGPGIALIGLTTAKQPLVASAWLSLAVGLKSFSHLGFLINLQEIAPEYSGVLHGMCLTAGTLAAIVGTVGAGFFVELLGSFQGFILLTAILYLLSALFYNIYATGERVDFDTTAA, encoded by the exons ATGGCGTGGGGTGTGGCTCTGTGGTCGCTGGCTACTTTTCTTACCCCTTGGGCAGCTGATACTTCTTTGTGGGCACTGCTTGCTGCAAGAGCTATGGTTGGGGTTGCAGAAGGAGTGGCTCTTCCTTGTATGAACAACATGGTTGCGAG ATGGTTTCCCCCAACAGAACGTTCTAGAGCTGTTGGCATTGCAATGGCGGGGTTTCAGCTTGGGAATGTTGTAGGACTCATGTTGTCTCCTATTCTTATGTCTCAAGGCGGTATATATGGCCCTTTTGTAATATTTGGGTTATCGGGGTTCCTATGGTTGCTTGTGTGGCTCTCTGCGACGTCGAGTGTGCCAGATCGACATCCTCAGATTACAAAGTCTGAACTTGAGTATATAAAGCAAAAGCAGCAAACGTCTACTAGGGTGAACAAACAATACATTACAGGTGGAATACCTCCTTTTGGACGCCTTCTCTCCAAGATGCCGACTTGGGCTGTTATAGTTGCAAATTCCATGCATAGCTGG ggtttctttgtgattctttCATGGATGCCCATATACTTTAATACA GTATATCAtgtgaacctcaaacaagctgCTTGGTTTAGTGCTGTTCCATGGAGTATGATGGCTTTCACAGGATACCTTGCTGGTTTTTGGTCGGACTTGTTGATACGACGTGGTACAAGCATCACCTTAACGCGAAAAATCATGCAG TCCATTGGTTTCATTGGTCCTGGAATTGCTCTTATTGGTCTAACGACAGCAAAACAACCTTTAGTAGCATCAGCCTGGCTCAGTTTAGCTGTTGGGCTAAAATCATTCAGCCATTTGGGGTTTCTTATTAACCTTCAG GAAATTGCTCCAGAGTATTCTGGTGTTCTACATG GAATGTGTCTTACTGCTGGAACATTGGCTGCAATAGTTGGAACTGTTGGAGCTGGTTTCTTTGTAGAACTTTTGGGTTCCTTCCAAGGATTTATTCTTCTTACAGCAATATTATATCTCCTTTCCGCTCTCTTTTACAACATATATGCAACTGGAGAAAGAGTCGATTTTGACACAACAG CAGCTTGA
- the LOC104790922 gene encoding probable anion transporter 4, chloroplastic isoform X1, protein MCYSLSLQPSIDYRNRKTPKFHGDRAVLTSSLPTLRFPSLPERDRRKKLLLCSGRGVGFLKFDGNTPVELCGIIPRHRFRVSCSDARRTPAEVTAQPDFSEFITSERVKVVAMLALALALCNADRVVMSVAIVPLSLSRGWSKSFSGIVQSSFLWGYLISPIAGGTLVDRYGGKVVMAWGVALWSLATFLTPWAADTSLWALLAARAMVGVAEGVALPCMNNMVARWFPPTERSRAVGIAMAGFQLGNVVGLMLSPILMSQGGIYGPFVIFGLSGFLWLLVWLSATSSVPDRHPQITKSELEYIKQKQQTSTRVNKQYITGGIPPFGRLLSKMPTWAVIVANSMHSWGFFVILSWMPIYFNTVYHVNLKQAAWFSAVPWSMMAFTGYLAGFWSDLLIRRGTSITLTRKIMQSIGFIGPGIALIGLTTAKQPLVASAWLSLAVGLKSFSHLGFLINLQEIAPEYSGVLHGMCLTAGTLAAIVGTVGAGFFVELLGSFQGFILLTAILYLLSALFYNIYATGERVDFDTTAA, encoded by the exons ATGtgttactctctctctttacaaCCCTCAATAGACTACCGTAATCGCAAAACCCCAAAATTCCATGGAGATCGAGCAGTCTTGACTTCAAGCTTACCTACACTGAGGTTTCCGTCGTTGCCGGAGCGAGATCGCCGGAAAAAGTTGTTACTCTGCTCCGGGAGAGGCGTAGGCTTCTTGAAATTCGACGGAAACACTCCCGTGGAGCTATGTGGTATTATTCCACGTCATCGATTTAGAGTGTCTTGCAGCGATGCTCGCCGTACGCCGGCGGAGGTGACTGCGCAACCTGATTTTTCGGAATTTATAACGTCGGAGAGAGTGAAGGTTGTTGCGATGCTCGCGCTTGCTCTAGCTCTGTGCAATGCGGATCGTGTTGTGATGTCCGTTGCGATTGTTCCTCTTTCGCTTTCTCGTGGATGGAGCAAATCTTTTTCCGGTATCGTTCAG tCATCGTTTCTATGGGGATACTTAATTTCACCAATAGCTGGGGGAACTTTGGTGGACCGTTATGGTGGTAAGGTAGTCATGGCTTGGGGTGTGGCTTTGTGGTCGTTGGCTACTTTTCTTACCCCTTGGGCAGCTGATACTTCTTTGTGGGCACTGCTTGCTGCAAGAGCTATGGTGGGGGTTGCTGAAGGAGTGGCTCTTCCTTGTATGAACAACATGGTTGCGAG ATGGTTTCCCCCAACAGAACGTTCTAGAGCTGTTGGCATTGCAATGGCGGGGTTTCAGCTTGGGAATGTTGTAGGACTCATGTTGTCTCCTATTCTTATGTCTCAAGGCGGTATATATGGCCCTTTTGTAATATTTGGGTTATCGGGGTTCCTATGGTTGCTTGTGTGGCTCTCTGCGACGTCGAGTGTGCCAGATCGACATCCTCAGATTACAAAGTCTGAACTTGAGTATATAAAGCAAAAGCAGCAAACGTCTACTAGGGTGAACAAACAATACATTACAGGTGGAATACCTCCTTTTGGACGCCTTCTCTCCAAGATGCCGACTTGGGCTGTTATAGTTGCAAATTCCATGCATAGCTGG ggtttctttgtgattctttCATGGATGCCCATATACTTTAATACA GTATATCAtgtgaacctcaaacaagctgCTTGGTTTAGTGCTGTTCCATGGAGTATGATGGCTTTCACAGGATACCTTGCTGGTTTTTGGTCGGACTTGTTGATACGACGTGGTACAAGCATCACCTTAACGCGAAAAATCATGCAG TCCATTGGTTTCATTGGTCCTGGAATTGCTCTTATTGGTCTAACGACAGCAAAACAACCTTTAGTAGCATCAGCCTGGCTCAGTTTAGCTGTTGGGCTAAAATCATTCAGCCATTTGGGGTTTCTTATTAACCTTCAG GAAATTGCTCCAGAGTATTCTGGTGTTCTACATG GAATGTGTCTTACTGCTGGAACATTGGCTGCAATAGTTGGAACTGTTGGAGCTGGTTTCTTTGTAGAACTTTTGGGTTCCTTCCAAGGATTTATTCTTCTTACAGCAATATTATATCTCCTTTCCGCTCTCTTTTACAACATATATGCAACTGGAGAAAGAGTCGATTTTGACACAACAG CAGCTTGA
- the LOC104790922 gene encoding probable anion transporter 4, chloroplastic isoform X5: MAWGVALWSLATFLTPWAADTSLWALLAARAMVGVAEGVALPCMNNMVARWFPPTERSRAVGIAMAGFQLGNVVGLMLSPILMSQGGIYGPFVIFGLSGFLWLLVWLSATSSVPDRHPQITKSELEYIKQKQQTSTRVNKQYITGGIPPFGRLLSKMPTWAVIVANSMHSWGFFVILSWMPIYFNTVYHVNLKQAAWFSAVPWSMMAFTGYLAGFWSDLLIRRGTSITLTRKIMQSIGFIGPGIALIGLTTAKQPLVASAWLSLAVGLKSFSHLGFLINLQEIAPEYSGVLHGMCLTAGTLAAIVGTVGAGFFVELLGSFQGFILLTAILYLLSALFYNIYATGERVDFDTTAA, encoded by the exons ATGGCTTGGGGTGTGGCTTTGTGGTCGTTGGCTACTTTTCTTACCCCTTGGGCAGCTGATACTTCTTTGTGGGCACTGCTTGCTGCAAGAGCTATGGTGGGGGTTGCTGAAGGAGTGGCTCTTCCTTGTATGAACAACATGGTTGCGAG ATGGTTTCCCCCAACAGAACGTTCTAGAGCTGTTGGCATTGCAATGGCGGGGTTTCAGCTTGGGAATGTTGTAGGACTCATGTTGTCTCCTATTCTTATGTCTCAAGGCGGTATATATGGCCCTTTTGTAATATTTGGGTTATCGGGGTTCCTATGGTTGCTTGTGTGGCTCTCTGCGACGTCGAGTGTGCCAGATCGACATCCTCAGATTACAAAGTCTGAACTTGAGTATATAAAGCAAAAGCAGCAAACGTCTACTAGGGTGAACAAACAATACATTACAGGTGGAATACCTCCTTTTGGACGCCTTCTCTCCAAGATGCCGACTTGGGCTGTTATAGTTGCAAATTCCATGCATAGCTGG ggtttctttgtgattctttCATGGATGCCCATATACTTTAATACA GTATATCAtgtgaacctcaaacaagctgCTTGGTTTAGTGCTGTTCCATGGAGTATGATGGCTTTCACAGGATACCTTGCTGGTTTTTGGTCGGACTTGTTGATACGACGTGGTACAAGCATCACCTTAACGCGAAAAATCATGCAG TCCATTGGTTTCATTGGTCCTGGAATTGCTCTTATTGGTCTAACGACAGCAAAACAACCTTTAGTAGCATCAGCCTGGCTCAGTTTAGCTGTTGGGCTAAAATCATTCAGCCATTTGGGGTTTCTTATTAACCTTCAG GAAATTGCTCCAGAGTATTCTGGTGTTCTACATG GAATGTGTCTTACTGCTGGAACATTGGCTGCAATAGTTGGAACTGTTGGAGCTGGTTTCTTTGTAGAACTTTTGGGTTCCTTCCAAGGATTTATTCTTCTTACAGCAATATTATATCTCCTTTCCGCTCTCTTTTACAACATATATGCAACTGGAGAAAGAGTCGATTTTGACACAACAG CAGCTTGA
- the LOC109133318 gene encoding uncharacterized protein At4g04775-like — protein MDRVMSQSYGSDANSGRRCWGPICHCGKATIVVKSWTNDNPGRRFYRCVVHGFFGWADEEKPYDWQKISLLEARDEICHQKDEIKLLKESLKAMNEQGMSGVTTTMHIGLVNKYEEEKNHLENEVMAAIEREKMLRQFIVLSWGGFIVVIGMILGLGK, from the coding sequence ATGGATCGAGTGATGAGTCAAAGTTATGGGTCTGATGCAAATTCAGGTAGACGTTGTTGGGGTCCTATCTGCCATTGTGGAAAAGCAACTATTGTTGTAAAATCGTGGACAAATGATAATCCAGGAAGAAGATTCTACAGATGTGTTGTTCATGGGTTCTTTGGTTGGGCAGATGAAGAAAAGCCGTATGATTGGCAGAAGATTAGCTTATTAGAAGCAAGAGATGAGATTTGTCATCAGAAAGATGAAATCAAACTGCTTAAGGAATCTCTAAAAGCCATGAATGAACAGGGTATGAGTGGTGTGACGACGACGATGCATATTGGGTTAGTAAACAAATACGAGGAAGAGAAGAATCACCTTGAAAATGAAGTTATGGCAGctattgagagagagaaaatgctCCGACAGTTCATCGTGTTGTCTTGGGGAGGGTTCATTGTAGTAATTGGGATGATACTAGGATTGGGAAAGTAG
- the LOC104790922 gene encoding probable anion transporter 4, chloroplastic isoform X2, with protein MCYSLSLQPSIDYRNRKTPKFHGDRAVLTSSLPTLRFPSLPERDRRKKLLLCSGRGVGFLKFDGNTPVELCGIIPRHRFRVSCSDARRTPAEVTAQPDFSEFITSERVKVVAMLALALALCNADRVVMSVAIVPLSLSRGWSKSFSGIVQSSFLWGYLISPIAGGTLVDRYGGKVVMAWGVALWSLATFLTPWAADTSLWALLAARAMVGVAEGVALPCMNNMVARWFPPTERSRAVGIAMAGFQLGNVVGLMLSPILMSQGGIYGPFVIFGLSGFLWLLVWLSATSSVPDRHPQITKSELEYIKQKQQTSTRVNKQYITGGIPPFGRLLSKMPTWAVIVANSMHSWGFFVILSWMPIYFNTVYHVNLKQAAWFSAVPWSMMAFTGYLAGFWSDLLIRRGTSITLTRKIMQSIGFIGPGIALIGLTTAKQPLVASAWLSLAVGLKSFSHLGFLINLQEIAPEYSGVLHGMCLTAGTLAAIVGTVGAGFFVELLGSFQGFILLTAILYLLSALFYNIYATGERVDFDTTAA; from the exons ATGtgttactctctctctttacaaCCCTCAATAGACTACCGTAATCGCAAAACCCCAAAATTCCATGGAGATCGAGCAGTCTTGACTTCAAGCTTACCTACACTGAGGTTTCCGTCGTTGCCGGAGCGAGATCGCCGGAAAAAGTTGTTACTCTGCTCCGGGAGAGGCGTAGGCTTCTTGAAATTCGACGGAAACACTCCCGTGGAGCTATGTGGTATTATTCCACGTC ATCGATTTAGAGTGTCTTGCAGCGATGCTCGCCGTACGCCGGCGGAGGTGACTGCGCAACCTGATTTTTCGGAATTTATAACGTCGGAGAGAGTGAAGGTTGTTGCGATGCTCGCGCTTGCTCTAGCTCTGTGCAATGCGGATCGTGTTGTGATGTCCGTTGCGATTGTTCCTCTTTCGCTTTCTCGTGGATGGAGCAAATCTTTTTCCGGTATCGTTCAG tCATCGTTTCTATGGGGATACTTGATTTCACCAATAGCTGGGGGAACTTTGGTGGACCGTTATGGCGGTAAGGTAGTCATGGCGTGGGGTGTGGCTCTGTGGTCGCTGGCTACTTTTCTTACCCCTTGGGCAGCTGATACTTCTTTGTGGGCACTGCTTGCTGCAAGAGCTATGGTTGGGGTTGCAGAAGGAGTGGCTCTTCCTTGTATGAACAACATGGTTGCGAG ATGGTTTCCCCCAACAGAACGTTCTAGAGCTGTTGGCATTGCAATGGCGGGGTTTCAGCTTGGGAATGTTGTAGGACTCATGTTGTCTCCTATTCTTATGTCTCAAGGCGGTATATATGGCCCTTTTGTAATATTTGGGTTATCGGGGTTCCTATGGTTGCTTGTGTGGCTCTCTGCGACGTCGAGTGTGCCAGATCGACATCCTCAGATTACAAAGTCTGAACTTGAGTATATAAAGCAAAAGCAGCAAACGTCTACTAGGGTGAACAAACAATACATTACAGGTGGAATACCTCCTTTTGGACGCCTTCTCTCCAAGATGCCGACTTGGGCTGTTATAGTTGCAAATTCCATGCATAGCTGG ggtttctttgtgattctttCATGGATGCCCATATACTTTAATACA GTATATCAtgtgaacctcaaacaagctgCTTGGTTTAGTGCTGTTCCATGGAGTATGATGGCTTTCACAGGATACCTTGCTGGTTTTTGGTCGGACTTGTTGATACGACGTGGTACAAGCATCACCTTAACGCGAAAAATCATGCAG TCCATTGGTTTCATTGGTCCTGGAATTGCTCTTATTGGTCTAACGACAGCAAAACAACCTTTAGTAGCATCAGCCTGGCTCAGTTTAGCTGTTGGGCTAAAATCATTCAGCCATTTGGGGTTTCTTATTAACCTTCAG GAAATTGCTCCAGAGTATTCTGGTGTTCTACATG GAATGTGTCTTACTGCTGGAACATTGGCTGCAATAGTTGGAACTGTTGGAGCTGGTTTCTTTGTAGAACTTTTGGGTTCCTTCCAAGGATTTATTCTTCTTACAGCAATATTATATCTCCTTTCCGCTCTCTTTTACAACATATATGCAACTGGAGAAAGAGTCGATTTTGACACAACAG CAGCTTGA
- the LOC104790922 gene encoding probable anion transporter 4, chloroplastic isoform X3: MCYSLSLQPSIDYRNRKTPKFHGDRAVLTSSLPTLRFPSLPERDRRKKLLLCSGRGVGFLKFDGNTPVELCGIIPRHRFRVSCSDARRTPAEVTAQPDFSEFITSERVKVVAMLALALALCNADRVVMSVAIVPLSLSRGWSKSFSGIVQSSFLWGYLISPIAGGTLVDRYGGKVVMAWGVALWSLATFLTPWAADTSLWALLAARAMVGVAEGVALPCMNNMVARWFPPTERSRAVGIAMAGFQLGNVVGLMLSPILMSQGGIYGPFVIFGLSGFLWLLVWLSATSSVPDRHPQITKSELEYIKQKQQTSTRVNKQYITGGIPPFGRLLSKMPTWAVIVANSMHSWGFFVILSWMPIYFNTVYHVNLKQAAWFSAVPWSMMAFTGYLAGFWSDLLIRRGTSITLTRKIMQSIGFIGPGIALIGLTTAKQPLVASAWLSLAVGLKSFSHLGFLINLQEIAPEYSGVLHGMCLTAGTLAAIVGTVGAGFFVELLGSFQGFILLTAILYLLSALFYNIYATGERVDFDTTA; encoded by the exons ATGtgttactctctctctttacaaCCCTCAATAGACTACCGTAATCGCAAAACCCCAAAATTCCATGGAGATCGAGCAGTCTTGACTTCAAGCTTACCTACACTGAGGTTTCCGTCGTTGCCGGAGCGAGATCGCCGGAAAAAGTTGTTACTCTGCTCCGGGAGAGGCGTAGGCTTCTTGAAATTCGACGGAAACACTCCCGTGGAGCTATGTGGTATTATTCCACGTCATCGATTTAGAGTGTCTTGCAGCGATGCTCGCCGTACGCCGGCGGAGGTGACTGCGCAACCTGATTTTTCGGAATTTATAACGTCGGAGAGAGTGAAGGTTGTTGCGATGCTCGCGCTTGCTCTAGCTCTGTGCAATGCGGATCGTGTTGTGATGTCCGTTGCGATTGTTCCTCTTTCGCTTTCTCGTGGATGGAGCAAATCTTTTTCCGGTATCGTTCAG tCATCGTTTCTATGGGGATACTTAATTTCACCAATAGCTGGGGGAACTTTGGTGGACCGTTATGGTGGTAAGGTAGTCATGGCTTGGGGTGTGGCTTTGTGGTCGTTGGCTACTTTTCTTACCCCTTGGGCAGCTGATACTTCTTTGTGGGCACTGCTTGCTGCAAGAGCTATGGTGGGGGTTGCTGAAGGAGTGGCTCTTCCTTGTATGAACAACATGGTTGCGAG ATGGTTTCCCCCAACAGAACGTTCTAGAGCTGTTGGCATTGCAATGGCGGGGTTTCAGCTTGGGAATGTTGTAGGACTCATGTTGTCTCCTATTCTTATGTCTCAAGGCGGTATATATGGCCCTTTTGTAATATTTGGGTTATCGGGGTTCCTATGGTTGCTTGTGTGGCTCTCTGCGACGTCGAGTGTGCCAGATCGACATCCTCAGATTACAAAGTCTGAACTTGAGTATATAAAGCAAAAGCAGCAAACGTCTACTAGGGTGAACAAACAATACATTACAGGTGGAATACCTCCTTTTGGACGCCTTCTCTCCAAGATGCCGACTTGGGCTGTTATAGTTGCAAATTCCATGCATAGCTGG ggtttctttgtgattctttCATGGATGCCCATATACTTTAATACA GTATATCAtgtgaacctcaaacaagctgCTTGGTTTAGTGCTGTTCCATGGAGTATGATGGCTTTCACAGGATACCTTGCTGGTTTTTGGTCGGACTTGTTGATACGACGTGGTACAAGCATCACCTTAACGCGAAAAATCATGCAG TCCATTGGTTTCATTGGTCCTGGAATTGCTCTTATTGGTCTAACGACAGCAAAACAACCTTTAGTAGCATCAGCCTGGCTCAGTTTAGCTGTTGGGCTAAAATCATTCAGCCATTTGGGGTTTCTTATTAACCTTCAG GAAATTGCTCCAGAGTATTCTGGTGTTCTACATG GAATGTGTCTTACTGCTGGAACATTGGCTGCAATAGTTGGAACTGTTGGAGCTGGTTTCTTTGTAGAACTTTTGGGTTCCTTCCAAGGATTTATTCTTCTTACAGCAATATTATATCTCCTTTCCGCTCTCTTTTACAACATATATGCAACTGGAGAAAGAGTCGATTTTGACACAACAG CTTGA